The DNA segment TTAGTGTGCCTCCTTGTTAGTTTTATTCATCTTTAAATCCTAGTTCTAATTCTTGAAGTTTAATTTTTACTTCTTCTAGAGATTTACGACCTAGGTTTCTTACTTTAATCATTTCTTGTTCTGTTTTGCCAGCTAATTCTTGTACTGTGTTGATACCTGCACGTTTTAAACAGTTATAACTACGTACTGATAAATCAAGTTCTTCAATTGTCATTTCTAACATTTGAACTTTGTTATCTTCTTCTTTAGCTACCAATATATCAGCAGCTTTTGCTTGTTCTGACATTTCCATAAATAACTCTAAATGAGAAATTAAAATTTTTGATGCCAATGCTAAAGCGTCGTTAGCTGAAATTGTACCATTTGTAGTAACATCTAAGATAAGTTTATCAAAATCTGTACTTTGTCCTACCCTAGTTTTTTCTACAGTGTAGTTTACTTTAGAAACCGGTGTGTAAATTGAATCAATTGGAATAACACCGATTGGTAAGTCACGGCGTTTGTTTCCATCAGCTGGTACAAATCCTCGTCCAGTACCTACATAAATAAGCATTTCAAAGTGTCCACCTTCTGCTACTGTAGCAATGTGTTGATCAACATTAACTACTTCTACATCAGAATCGATAGCGATATCAGCTGCTGTTACAACTGCTGGACCTTTTACATTAATTGATAATACTTTTTCTTCTTCTGAATGAATAATAAACGCAATGTTTTTAACATTCATAATAATTTCAGTAACATCTTCTACCACACCTTTGATGGCTTGAAATTCATGTTGAACTCCTTCGATATCGATGCTTCTTGCTGCTGCTCCTGGTAATGATGAGATTAACATTCTTCTCAATGAATTACCTAATGTAGTTCCATAACCACGTTCTAATGGTTCTACTACAAAGCGACCAAATCTTTTATCTGATGATTCTTCAATGATTTGAATTTTTGGTTTTTCTATTGCTAACATTATGTTAAACCTCCTAAATTTAGTGTATGCAAATTATTATACACGACGACGTTTAGGTGGGCGACATCCATTGTGAGGAACTGGAGTTACGTCTTTGATTGATGTAACTTCTAGTCCTGCAGATTGTAATGCACGGATAGCTGCTTCACGTCCTGCACCTGGACCTTTTACTGTTACATCTACATATCTCATTCCGTGTTCCATAGCTTGTTTAGCTGCTGCTTCACTTGCCATTTGTGCTGCGAATGGAGTAGATTTTCTAGAACCTTTGAATCCTAGTGCTCCTGCACTTGACCATGATACTGCATTACCATGTTCATCTGTTATTGTTACTATTGAGTTATTGAATGTAGAACGAATGTGAGCTATACCGTTTTGTATATTTTTTTTCACACGACGTTTACGTGATTGTTGTTTACGAGCCATAGTTGTGTTTCTCCTCCTATCCTAATTATTTTTTCTTGTTCGCAACTGTTTTCTTAGGACCTTTACGAGTACGAGAGTTGTTCTTAGTATTTTGCCCTCTTACTGGAAGTCCACGACGGTGACGAATACCTCTGTAACATCCGATTTCCATTAGACGTTTGATGTTTAATGAAACTTCACGACGAAGGTCACCTTCTGTTTTGTAGTTATCTACGATTTCACGAATTTTATCTAGTTGTTCACCTGATAAGTCTTTTACTCTTATATCTTCAGAAACTCCTGCTTCTTTTAAGATTTTTTGAGCAGTTTTTAAACCTATACCATATACATAAGTTAATGATATAACAACTCGTTTTTCACGAGGAATATCAACTCCTGCTATACGTGCCATTAAGTTTGCACCTCCTAATTAATTATCCTTGTTTTTGTTTATGTTTTGCGTTTTCGCAAATCACTAATACTTTACCACCACGACGAATTACTTTACATTTGTCACAGATTTTTTTTACTGATGGTCTTACTTTCATCGTTATTTCCTCCTTGAGTTTATAACTTACTTGAATCTATAAGTTATTCTACCTTTTGTCAGGTCATACGGACTCATTTCTACTGTAACTTTATCACCTGGTAAAATTCTTATATAATTCATTCTGATTTTTCCAGAAACATGAGCTAAAATAATATGACCATTTTCTAATTCTACTTTAAACATTGCATTCGGCAAGTTTTCTACTACTAAACCTTCTACTTCAATGACATCTTTTGCCATACTTTTCCTCCCTGATTATTTCAGTTTATCTAATATTTGTTTTACGTCTTGGAAAACTACTTTGATGTCTTGGTCACCGTTAATATTTTCAACTACACCTTCTTTTTGACTGTAAAAGTCTAATAATGGTTTTGTTTGTTTAATATTAACTTCTAAGCGATTAGCAACTGTTTCTTCGTTGTCATCACTTCTTTGGAACAATTCTCCACCATCTTTATCACAAACACCTTCAACTTTTGTTGGATTGAAAATTAAGTGATATGTAGTTCCACATTGTTTACAGATTCTTCTACCTGTTAAACGAGGTAACAAGATAGATGGATCTACATCGATGTTTAATACTTTATCGATTTTTCTATTAGTTTTCGCTAAAATTTGATCAAGGGCTTCAGCTTGTTCTACTGTTCTTGGAAAACCGTCAAGTAAAAAGCCTTCTTTTGCATCTTCTTGATTCAATCTTTCTTCAACTAATCCTATAGTTACACTGTCAGGAACAAGTTGTCCTTTGTCAATATAACTTTTAGCCTCTTTTCCAAGCGGTGTCTCGTTTTTAATAGCAGCTCTAAACATATCTCCTGTTGAGATGTGTGGAATTGGATAATTCTCTTTAATTTGCTCTGCTTGAGTACCTTTCCCCGCTCCTGGTAATCCCATTAAAATAATATTCATCATGATTATTTACCACCTTTTTTTCCAGTTATAAAACTTCTATAGTTTCTTTCTGTTAATTGTGTATTAAGTTGTTTAACTGTCTCTAGCGCTACACTGACAACAATTATTAAACTTGTACCACCAATGTGAACAGATGCTGGTAATTTAGCTAAATTTGTGAATATTGTTGGAAGAACCGAAACAGCTGCTAGGAATATTGAACCTACAAACGTTAGTCTGTATAAAATACCTGTAATGTATTGTTCAGTTTTTTTACCTGGTCTAACCCCTGGAACAAAACTTCCTTGTTTTCTTAAGTTATCTGCCATTTTTTCAGGATTTACTTGTACCATTACATAGAAATAACAGAATGCTATAATCAATGCTACGTATAAAGTTAACCCAATCCAATGACTGAAATCAAAATACGCTACAATTTTTTGTAGTTTTTCGTTATTTGGCGCGAATATCGCAATTGTTCTTGGTAATTGCAAGAATGCGATAGCGAAGATTACCGGAATTACCCCTGCGCTATTAACTCGCAATGGTAAGAATGTTGAACGAGCTCCTAACATTCTACGTCCAGCTCTTGCTTGTGAGTATTGAATAGGAATTTTACGAATAGCTTCTTGCATATATACAACTGCAGCCACAATGCCTATAACAATAATTCCTACTATAACTATTTTTAAAATAGCTAAAGTTAAGTTTTCTGCATCTTTAATTTGTGATTCATAAATTTGGAAGAATTCCGTTGGCATACGAGCAATAATACCCGCTAAGATAATAATTGATACACCATTACCTACACCATACTGTGAAATTTGATCCCCTAACCAAAGTAATAATGCAGTCCCTGCTGTTAATACGATGGCTACTGTTATAAATCCAAGAACTGAAGTATCTTTAATTAATCCTTTATAAGCATTATTAAATCCATAAGACATAACTAATGATTGAATAAATGCTAATATAATTGCTAATACTCTTGTTAGTTTTTGTGTTTTCTTTTGTCCTACTTCACCTTGTTTTGACCACTCAGTTAATGTAGGAATAACATCCATTTGCATAAGTTGAATTACGATAGAAGCTGTAATGTATGGCATAATACCCATAGCAAATACAGAAAACTGTTGTAATGCTCCTCCTGCAAATGTATTAAATATTCCGAATAAACCAGCTGAATCTTGTGCTTTTAGCACATCTGCATCTACCCCTGGTATCGGTAAATATGAACCTACACGGAATAAGAATATTCCAAATAAGGTAAATAATATTTTGTTACGAGTTTCTTTTACTCGAAATAGATTAAGCGTTGCACTAAACATTATAGCACCTCGCAAACTCCTCCAGCGGCTTCAATAGCTTCTTTTGCTGAAGATGAGAATTTATGAGCTTGAACAGTTAATTTTTTCTCTAATTTACCGTTAGCTAATACTTTAACACCTGAAAGTTCTTTTTTAATAACTTTTGTTTCTACTAATAGAGCAGGTGATACTACTGTACCATCTTCGAATTTGTTTAAATCAGTAAGATTTACAACTGCAAATTCTTTTCTATTTACGTTGTTAAATCCACGTTTTGGAATACGTCTGAATAATGGGTTTTGTCCACCTTCAAATCCTGGGCGAACTCCACCACCACTACGTGCTTTTTGTCCTTTTTGACCACGTCCTGAAGTTTTACCATTTCCTGATCCAATCCCACGACCTACTCTGTTACGTTCTTTACGAGAACCTTCAACTGGTTGTAATTCATGTAATTTCATTTAGACTAGCACCTCCTTGTATTAATAATTATTTTTCTTCTACTGTTACTAAGTGTGAAACTTTATTAATCATTCCACGAATCGCAGCGTTATCTTTGTGTTCTACTGTTTGGTTCATTTTTTTAAGACCAAGAGCTTCAACAACTTTTCTTTGATTCTTTGGACGACCAATAGTACTACGAGTTAGGGTTACTTTTAATGTCATGTTCTTTTCCCTCCTCTTATCCTAATAATTCTTCTACAGATTTACCAC comes from the Gemella morbillorum genome and includes:
- a CDS encoding DNA-directed RNA polymerase subunit alpha, encoding MLAIEKPKIQIIEESSDKRFGRFVVEPLERGYGTTLGNSLRRMLISSLPGAAARSIDIEGVQHEFQAIKGVVEDVTEIIMNVKNIAFIIHSEEEKVLSINVKGPAVVTAADIAIDSDVEVVNVDQHIATVAEGGHFEMLIYVGTGRGFVPADGNKRRDLPIGVIPIDSIYTPVSKVNYTVEKTRVGQSTDFDKLILDVTTNGTISANDALALASKILISHLELFMEMSEQAKAADILVAKEEDNKVQMLEMTIEELDLSVRSYNCLKRAGINTVQELAGKTEQEMIKVRNLGRKSLEEVKIKLQELELGFKDE
- the rpsK gene encoding 30S ribosomal protein S11 — protein: MARKQQSRKRRVKKNIQNGIAHIRSTFNNSIVTITDEHGNAVSWSSAGALGFKGSRKSTPFAAQMASEAAAKQAMEHGMRYVDVTVKGPGAGREAAIRALQSAGLEVTSIKDVTPVPHNGCRPPKRRRV
- the rpsM gene encoding 30S ribosomal protein S13; translated protein: MARIAGVDIPREKRVVISLTYVYGIGLKTAQKILKEAGVSEDIRVKDLSGEQLDKIREIVDNYKTEGDLRREVSLNIKRLMEIGCYRGIRHRRGLPVRGQNTKNNSRTRKGPKKTVANKKK
- the rpmJ gene encoding 50S ribosomal protein L36, which gives rise to MKVRPSVKKICDKCKVIRRGGKVLVICENAKHKQKQG
- the infA gene encoding translation initiation factor IF-1, whose protein sequence is MAKDVIEVEGLVVENLPNAMFKVELENGHIILAHVSGKIRMNYIRILPGDKVTVEMSPYDLTKGRITYRFK
- a CDS encoding adenylate kinase, translating into MNIILMGLPGAGKGTQAEQIKENYPIPHISTGDMFRAAIKNETPLGKEAKSYIDKGQLVPDSVTIGLVEERLNQEDAKEGFLLDGFPRTVEQAEALDQILAKTNRKIDKVLNIDVDPSILLPRLTGRRICKQCGTTYHLIFNPTKVEGVCDKDGGELFQRSDDNEETVANRLEVNIKQTKPLLDFYSQKEGVVENINGDQDIKVVFQDVKQILDKLK
- the secY gene encoding preprotein translocase subunit SecY codes for the protein MFSATLNLFRVKETRNKILFTLFGIFLFRVGSYLPIPGVDADVLKAQDSAGLFGIFNTFAGGALQQFSVFAMGIMPYITASIVIQLMQMDVIPTLTEWSKQGEVGQKKTQKLTRVLAIILAFIQSLVMSYGFNNAYKGLIKDTSVLGFITVAIVLTAGTALLLWLGDQISQYGVGNGVSIIILAGIIARMPTEFFQIYESQIKDAENLTLAILKIVIVGIIVIGIVAAVVYMQEAIRKIPIQYSQARAGRRMLGARSTFLPLRVNSAGVIPVIFAIAFLQLPRTIAIFAPNNEKLQKIVAYFDFSHWIGLTLYVALIIAFCYFYVMVQVNPEKMADNLRKQGSFVPGVRPGKKTEQYITGILYRLTFVGSIFLAAVSVLPTIFTNLAKLPASVHIGGTSLIIVVSVALETVKQLNTQLTERNYRSFITGKKGGK
- the rplO gene encoding 50S ribosomal protein L15 → MKLHELQPVEGSRKERNRVGRGIGSGNGKTSGRGQKGQKARSGGGVRPGFEGGQNPLFRRIPKRGFNNVNRKEFAVVNLTDLNKFEDGTVVSPALLVETKVIKKELSGVKVLANGKLEKKLTVQAHKFSSSAKEAIEAAGGVCEVL
- the rpmD gene encoding 50S ribosomal protein L30, with amino-acid sequence MTLKVTLTRSTIGRPKNQRKVVEALGLKKMNQTVEHKDNAAIRGMINKVSHLVTVEEK